The Vibrio crassostreae genomic interval CCTGTGTGTGCCGCTTGACTGATTGCTTCAACAACTCGGTCAACGTTTTCAGCTTGAGTAGCAATCTCTAGCTTCACTTTTGGTAGGAAGTCGACTTGGTACTCTGCACCACGGTACAATTCTGTGTGTCCTTTCTGACGACCAAAGCCCTTCACTTCAGAGACCGTCATACCTTCAATACCCACATCAGAGAGCGCTTCGCGTACATCGTCTAATTTGAATGGCTTAACAATGGCATTTATTAATTTCATATTCGTTCCTTAAATTCTTACTTAATCCGTTAATTCTCTTATAACAATCCAAGTAGCGTGCCAAAAAGTTAAGTGTTTGATTTTCAATCAAATACACATGATAGGACTATAAAAACAAAAAAGGCCGCACCAATATGGTGCGGCCTTTTCACTATCTTAATGCGTATTGCTCTTATTGCTCCAGATTTGGGCAACGGAGCCTTCAAAGCTCTGAATGACCAACAAATAGGTGTTAGAAACTAGTAACCTAAAAAATCCATCCAGCGTTCGATGAGTAGTTCAAAATCATCGATTCCACAGCTTGCTTGGCTTTCACAGTTATAGAAGTCGAACTCACTGCCCTCTTCCATTTCTTGCTCATGCGCTAACACGTTTTCTTGAATCGTGACTTCATCTTCATTGATGGCAAGGCTAATCTCTTTGCCAAGTAGCGTCACTTCATTGCTCAGGTCTTGTCGAGATTGCTCAATAAGCGCCATCACATGATCTAGTTTCTGCTTATCTTTGCCGATCTCTTCTTGTAACCAGCGGCCAACGATCTCGTGCCCCATACTGCACTTTACATAGTACTCGCCCATTAAAGTGTTTCTTGTAAATTCAAATTCCATAAAGGCTCCGCGCACTAATGACAGATAGGGTTAAAAATGAGGCGAGAGTATATAGCGAAGTCATCAAGAGATCGAGTCGCTCGTCTTCTAACATTCAGACATAAAAAAACGCCTACCGAAGTAGACGCTCTATCATTTGGGTTCCTCTAAATAGTTGGAGTGGCAGCTAGGCGACAAGTACGTTCATCCCTATGAGCATAGAAGCTCTATGTGACTAGGGCGGCCGGCGCTCCGGTGAACGTACGCAGTCAACAACGCTGCCGCTACAAATATGACGAGGAACTAGGCTGGTTCTTGGAAAATAACCGTGTCCGCTTTTTCCGTGTACTGACCCATTTTATGGAAGTTCAGGTAACGGTATGTATCAGCAGCCGTTGCATTGATCTTATCAGCGTACTCTAGGTACTCTTCTTTCGTTGGAATACGACCTAGAATCGCACCAACCGCAGAAAGTTCAGCTGACGCTAGGTAAACATTCGCGCCTGTACCCAAACGGTTCGGGAAGTTACGAGTAGAGGTAGACATTACCGTCGCAGCATCAGCAACACGAGCTTGGTTACCCATACACAGTGAACAACCCGGAGTTTCAATACGAACCCCAGCACGACCGAAGATGCCGTAGTAGCCTTCTTCTGTCAGCTGATCTTTATCCATCTTGGTTGGCGGAGCCACCCATAGGCGAGTATTTAGCGAGCCGTTAAACTCTTCTAGCATCTTACCAGCAGCACGGAAGTGACCGATGTTCGTCATACAAGAACCGATAAACACTTCTTGAATCTCAGTACCTTGAACGTCAGAAAGAAGACGAGCATCATCTGGATCGTTTGGTGCACAAAGGATTGGTTGATCGATGTCAGCAAGATCAATCTCGATAACGTGCGCGTATTCCGCATCTGAATCAGCAGATAGCAACTCAGGGTTCGCTAACCACTCTTCCATTGCAGTGATACGACGCTCAATCGTACGAACATCACCGTAACCTTCCGCGATCATCCACTTAAGCATAACGATATTCGAGTTCAGGTACTCATCGATCGACTCTTGAGATAGCTTAACCGTACAACCTGCAGCAGAACGCTCAGCAGATGCATCAGAAAGCTCAAATGCTTGCTCAACAGATAGGTGCTCAACACCTTCAATTTCTAGTACACGACCAGAGAATTCGTTGATCTTACCTGCTTTCTCTACGGTTAGTAGGCCTTGCTTGATACCATAAAGAGGAATGGCATGTACTAGGTCACGTAGCGTGATACCCGGTTGCATTTCGCCTTTAAAGCGAACCAAGATAGATTCAGGCATATCAAGAGGCATAACGCCTGTTGCGGCAGCAAATGCTACCAAGCCAGAACCCGCAGGGAATGAAATACCTAGAGGGAAACGAGTATGCGAGTCACCACCTGTACCTACAGTATCAGGAAGAAGCATACGGTTTAGCCATGAGTGGATAACGCCATCACCCGGACGAAGTGAAACACCCGCACGGTTCATGATGAAATCAGGTAGCGTATGGTGAGTGTTTACATCAACAGGTTTCGGGTATGCAGATGTGTGACAGAAAGACTGCATTACAAGGTCTGCTGAGAAACCAAGACACGCCAGATCTTTAAGCTCATCACGAGTCATAGGACCGGTCGTATCTTGAGAACCGACTGTCGTCATTTTAGGTTCACAGTACTGACCAGCACGCACACCTTCAACACCACATGCTTTACCTACCATCTTCTGAGCTAGCGTGTAGCCTTTATCAGATGCAGATGGATCGATTGGTTTAGCAAACAGATCAGTTTCAGCTAGACCTAAAGAGTCACGAGCACGACCTGTTAGGCCACGACCAATGATCAGTGGAATACGGCCACCAGCACGCACTTCATCGAGAAGAACTTTACTTAGCTCAAAGTTTGAAATCACAGAACCGTTCTTGTGAACAACACCTTCGTACGGGTAGATATCAATGATATCGCCCATGTTCATGTCTTGTACGTTCAGTTCAATTGGTAGTGCGCCTGAATCTTCCATTGTGTTGTAGAAGATTGGTGCAATTTTACCACCAAGACAAACACCGCCAGTACGCTTGTTTGGTACGAATGGGATATCTTCACCCATGAACCAAAGTACTGAGTTTGTTGCCGATTTACGTGAAGAACCTGTACCAACAACATCACCAACGTAAGCCAGTGGAATGCCATCTTTTTGCATTTCTTCAATTTGATTGATTGGACCAACGCTACCCTGCTCATCAGGAGTAATGCCTTCACGTTCCATTTTCAGCATCGCTTTTGCGTGTACTGGGATATCAGGACGTGACCATGCATCTGGCGCTGGAGATAGGTCATCGGTGTTCGTTTCACCAGTGACTTTGAATACTTTTACTGTGATTTTTTCTGCTACTTTATCTTTCGCTGTAAACCATTCAGCATCAGCCCAAGATTGAAGTACTTGTTGTGCAGCAGCATTGCCAGCTTTCGCTTTCTCTTCTACGTCGTAGAATGCATCGAACATTAGGAGAGTGTGAGACAGTGCTTTAACAGCGATAGGAGCAAGCTCAGCATCATCAAGTAGAGATACTAGAGATTCGATGTTGTAACCACCTTGCATAGTACCAAGCAATTCTGCAGCTTTTGCTTTGCTTACTAGCGGAGATGATACTTCACCTTTAGTGATAGCCGTAAGGAAGCCAGCTTTTACATAAGCAGCTTCATCTACACCCGGTGGAATGCGGTTTTCTAGTAGGTCAAGAATGATTTCTTCTTCACCTTGAGGTGGATTCTTCAGAAGTTCAACTAGGCCAGCTACCTGCTCAGCATCTAGTGGTTTTGGAACAACTCCTTCGGCAGCACGTTCTTCGACGTGTTTACGGTAGGCTTCAAGCACGACTTTTTTCCTCTCATTGCGGTTCACTTCTTCCCTTCATAATTGTTAGTAAAATAAAGAAGTGAACATCCTTGGAAACTTGGCTCTCCATTGCCATTTTTGTCATTCAATTTGTATTGATGAGCGGCGTCATAGAGGCCAAACTGTGGGCGGTAGAATAGCAAATTTAACGTTAAATTAAAATCTTATCATTTTGACCAACATAGCAAGTTAAGACGAAAGTCCCACTATTTTTGCCTATTTACGCACTTAAATGACGACTCTGCGCATGATTATTTGTAAGAGGTTCCTACAATCAAGTAAACCGAGTCGAAGTTATCTTCAGTTCGTCCATAAGCTAATATGATTGGTCCAATTGGCGAATCCACACCCGCGAACACAGACCCTGCCGTGTACATTGGTGCTTCATCAAGCCTTAAATCATTGTTCGACCAGACACCACCATGTTCAATGGATGCCCCCACGTAGAATGGTGATTTAAAGAGACCGAAGTCATTTTCAAACCACTTATAGCGATAAATCAAACTGGTGTATGCTAAGTTTTGACCGATCAAGCTATTCCTTGGAATACCGGATAGATTGAGGAACCCTCCTAGCTCTTTCGGATCAATTGGAAAGACTGAATTTTTACTTTCTACAATGCCGTAATCGAGCTTTGCGACTAAAGTATGCTTCTCAATACTTTGTGCAGCCATGAAATTGGCTGAAAACTCATAAACCGTATCACTCTCAGACGTTAAATCCGATTCACCAACAGAGCTGTCATTATCAAAATCATCATGGGAGACAAGGTACTCCAAATCGACAAAGAAGCCCTTAGTCGGCAAGCTGAAGTTATCCAAAGTATCCAGTCGATAGCCCATAAAGCCACCAATACGTTTATAGCCACCACTGCCCAATGAAGGTAAAGAAGCCACCTCAACATCCCCATCAGTATAGCGAAGGCCGAATTTCAGCTCTTGCCACAAGGTAGGTTGATAGCCTAATGCTAACTCTCCGACATACTCGCTATAAGTCATTGGAAAGTAGTCGTTCGTTACGTCTAGTGTTGGCTCTTCAATTTCGTCAATATCGACCGGGAGGTTTCTGTTCTGCTTACTGTAAACAATCGAAGCTGAAGTGAACAACTTTTGACTAGAGAAGAAAGGCGAGAAGAGTTCCGCCTCAATTCGCTTGTCGGTACCCATCTCGATATTGGTTCTTAACTCCGCACCGTGCGAGTTAATATCGGTGAAGTTAGCCGAAAGACCGATCGAGTATTGGCTTGTGGTAGAAAAATCGTCTTCAAGAAAGAATCGGAAATTGAGGTAATTCGGGCCCCACGACTTCTCATCTACATCCACATGAAGTTGCTCTTCACCATCAACCGTATCAAATTCATAAGTCACGAGTTCAAATCTATCTAATGCATAAAGATCTTGCACTTTAGATTCGATTTCACTGGTTTTCAGAACCTCACCAGCATCGAGATTTAAGCGGTTTTCAAGCAGCTTGTCTGAATAGTGGGTGTTGTTATTGATAACCACCTTGTCGATCTTGGTTTTATCACCGTGCTTCAGCTGTCTGCGAGCCTTCTGCTTGTCATCAATATAGTGTTGGTAGTCTGCATTCGAGAGCGACAACTTAGAAAGCTGCTCTGTGTACTGCCTAGTCGCTTCATACCCAGCATGATAAGCCGTCGGCATTTTATCGAACTCTGTGGTTTCCATTTCCCCAACATCAGGGCGTAGGAAAAAATCATGGTCTGTTAATGTAGCGGCTTGCTCTTGGGTACTGCGTTGAACTAGGTAATTAGAGAGTTGGTCTGCGGCAGCAAGAAAGTTAGTGAAATCTTCTTTGCTTTTGTAATTTGTACTGATATCAACAGCAATAACGATGTCTGCCCCCATCGCCCGGGCAACATCCACAGGCATGTTATTGGTGACGCCACCATCGACTAGCATTCGCCCATCGACTTCATAAGGTGGAAGCGCTCCGGGTACTGACATACTCGCCATCATGGCATCAACGAGGTGACCGTGGTCAATGACCACTTCTTCGAGTTCAATGATATCAGTAGCTACTGAACGGTATGGGATAGCAAGGTTGTCGAAAGAGTCGAATGAAGATAGATTGCCGGTGGTCTCACGCAGGATACGCAACATATTCTGACCTTGAACCACACCTTTTCTCGCTTTGATTTCACCCCAGCCTAAACCGAGGTCGGTGTTCAATTGATAACGATCTTCATACTCTTTATCACGCACACGGCGATCACTACGGTTAACGCGGTCGCGATAGCCGCGATTCCAATCCACCGTGTAAATAAAACTTTCAATCTCGTCAGCACTCATCCCTGTCGCATAAAGACCACCAACGTAGGCGCCCATACTGGTACCGGTAATATAATCCACCGGGATTTGCATCTCTTCTAAGGCTTTAAGTACACCAATGTGAGCTGCACCTTTGGCACCACCACCAGCAAGAACGACAGCAACGGTTGGCCTTTTATGAGCTTGTTCAGCTTGCTGAGATTGATCAACCTGTGTCGCGGTAGATGCAAACAGCTGAAAACTGATTACAGTGCCCACAATACCTAAGCCGCTCACTATCCAACGAGAAATCATTCTTTAAACTATCCTTGTCATTCTTTTCTGTTATGACTTTACCACTGAAAAAGCTTCTTTAGCCACTGTTTTGGTTGACTTTCACAGCCCTTTTTAATGTTTCCATTCTCATCCCAAACAGGCAGTTTCACCGCACCATCACAGTCAAACTCTAAAGCCCCTTCAGAAGTTCGAGTAAAACTGGCCGTCGTAATCCCATTCGGCCAAGGCAGTAATAATTGCTCCGGAGTTCTATGTTTAAGATAATCGGCATAGACACGTAACGCACCACTTGAGCCCGTTAGTTTAGTTGGCTTATTATCATCGCGCCCTAGCCAGATAGTGGTGACTTCACGGCCATCAACACCCACGAACCAACTGTCTCGACTGTCATTACTGGTGCCCGTTTTACCGGCTAACCCTGCCCAAGCAAACTGACCTTGTAGGAAACGACCCGTACCTTCCGATACACCACGCTTCATCGCATAAGTTGTTAACCAAGCAGCTTGCTGATCAACACTTTGCGATACGCGAGGGATTGATTGATATAAAACCTCGCCATCATTATCAACCACAGAACGAAGAGCAGACAAAGGTGCGATACGACCAGAGTTGGTAATGGTTTGGTACATCTGCGCTACTTGGAACGGAGTCAGTGAGAACGAACCCAAAAACATCGACGGCACTGGGCGTATCTCATTTTTATCGACACCCAGCTTTTCAATCGTATCCGAGACGCTATCAATGCCTAACTGCATGCCCAAACGAACGGTAGGTACGTTGTAAGACTTAGAAAGCGCTACATACAAGGGCACCTCTCCACGGAACTTACGATCGAAGTTTCTCGGGCTCCAGACGCTGCCTTTACTGCCTTTCAGACTGAGAGGTGTATCCATCAAGGTCGTCGCCAACGTGTACTTTTGGGGTTGTTCTAAGGCGGTTAAGTAGATTGCAGGCTTAACCAAAGAACCAATAGGACGACTCGCATTCAAGGCACGGTTAAAACCATCGTAGCCAGTACGTTTACCACCGACCATAGCTCGGATTTCACCGGTATTTCTATCCACGGCAATAGCTGCAGCTTCCAGTTTGTTACCTGCGGTTTTCGATAAATCAGGCACCTTACGTGCAATCGACTTCTCTAACTTGTCTTGGGAAACCGGATCCAAAGAGGTAAAAACTCGAATGCCTTTTTTCGCTTCAAATCGATCGCCGACATACTTCTTAAGCTCAATATTGACTTGCTGGAAGTAAGCGGGCTGACGGCTAGCAATACGTGGGTTGTCTTGAATATCCAAATCACGACCCGCCGCTTCTTCGTATTGTCGCGGAGTTAATATGTCTTGCTGCATCAACAAGCGAAGCACCAGATCGCGTCGAGTCTTAGCACGCTCAGGATAACGAACCGGATTGTAATACGAAGGTCCCTTTACCATACCGACAAGCAGTGCTAGCTGATCAATACGGAGCTCTTGAATAGGTTGACCGAAGTACAAGCGAGACGCCAAACCGAAACCATGAATCGCTTGCCCGCCATTTTGCCCAAGGTAAACCTCGTTTAAGTAAGCCTCTAGAATACGATCTTTGCTGTAACGATGGTCTAAGATAAGCGCAATGTAGGCTTCACGAACCTTACGCCACAATGTACGTTCACTGGACAAGAACAGGTTTTTTGCCAACTGTTGCGTCAGCGTACTACCACCTTGTACCGTTCGCCCGGCTTTGACGTTAACGACCATTGCACGAGCGATAGCCAGTGGCGACACACCGTCATGTTGATAGAAATTTCTGTCTTCGGTTGCCAGTAAGGCATCAACCATCACTTCTGGGAACTGATTACGTTTTAAGAACAATCGCTGTTCATCGTTACTTTTCTCAAGCATGCCCAGCATTTTCGGCTCAACACGCAAATACCCCATGTCGCCTTTCTTCTCTAACGACTGAATTCGAGTTAACTCGTTACCGTTGAAATGCAGCATCACATGACGATCCGCTTCGGGTCCATCGACAAACTCGAACGGACGACGAATCATTTCAATCTTGGTTGAAGAAGAGGAGTATTCGCCCGGGTGACGAGGCGCGTTCACCTTACGATAATTAAGCACATCGAGCTCATTCTTAACCTGCACCAAACTCACTGGAGTTCCAGGAGACAGGTCTAGTACTCGCGCATAAACCACGGTTGGCAAATCAAACAGCTGACCTTCAAAACGCTGCTTGACCACAGAATCAAGATAAATACCGACAAACAACAGCAATGCCGCGAGCGCTATGCCCGCTTTCCAAGAAATACCCCACAAGATCTTCAACCAACCTCTTTGACCTGACTTCTTAGCCTTAGGTTTGGTCTTTTTCGCAGCCGCTCTTGGTTTTCTTGGCTTGGCTTTGGTCGCGGGTGACTTCTTTGTTGGCGCTTTTTTAGGTGGTGCCTTTTTTGGCGTTAACATTTTGGTCATCATCGATTCAACTGTCGTTTGGTTTTAGTGGTTGCTACATGGTTAGCAGGGTCATCCGGCCAAGGATGTTTTGGGTAACGGCCTTTCATCTCTTTTTGTACTTCTTTGTACGCGCCAGCCCAAAAGCCAGCTAAATCTTGAGTAATTTGCAGTGGTCGCTGTGCTGGAGAAAGTAGCTCAAGCACGACTTTTTTACCCCCTTGCGCGATCAATGGCGAGTCTTGTTCACCAAAGACTTCCTGCATTCGCACTGAGATCACGGGTTCAGACTGATATTGATAACGAATGGTCTTCTTGCTGCCTGTCGGCATCACATAGTGCGTTGGTAACCATTGGTCTATCTCTTGATTCAAAGGCCAACCAAGATAAGCAGACAATGCCTGTTCAACCGAAACACTAGCGAGCCCTTTTGCCGACTTAACGCCATTCAAATATGGAGATAGCCACTCATCAATATGTTCGACCAAACTCGCGTTATCCATCGCTGGCCAATCATGTTCAGGCATCCAAAGACCAGCACAGCGCACACGCTCAACCAGCTGTTTAGCCGAAGGTGTCCAATGTAATCGATCCAGCCCGCATCGAGCGACATAGTTGAGCAGCGCTTGGCTCGCCTGATTCGAATCGGGCTCAGGTAAAGCTTTGGTGCTGATAATCAGTTTGCCCAGAGACACTCGCTGCTCGGCAACTAAACGGCCACGCTTTTCATCCCAATCCGCATAATCTGAACAGACAAAGAGATTTGGAAACGCTTCTTCTAGCAGCGCAATATCAACCGCGGTGGCCAAGAAAATCTGACTGGCTCGCCCTGTGCTGCGCATCAAATCAATCACTACGATATAGTCATTGTTCGCCAATGGATCATCGTCACGAACCTCGGCGCCGTGGCCATTAGCAAGACGGAAAGCACTGCTGGTCGCGCTTCTCACTTGTGCAATCCGGTCCGGGAAGGCAAAACAAAGCACTAATGGTAGCAATGACTCGTCAGCTTGTGACAAATCTAAGTGATGATTGAGTTTGCTGGCGAGACTTTTCGCTCGCTGCATCACCACGTTATTTTTCGAATGTTTTCTTTGCTTAAGTCGGTGCAACGAATGCTGAATATCTGTGACGTTGCGTTCAGGCTCTTCAAGTAAAGCGGCTGCGACAATCGCAGCATTCAGCAATGCTTGGCCGTTCTGTTGCGCTTTTATCAGCATGCTGGCGATACGTGGTTCAAGGCCTAAACGTTGAGCCAGTTTACCTAACGCCGTAAATTGACCATTGCTGTCTAATATATCAAGGCTTTGCAGCAGTTGCTTGGCTTGCTCCACTGAAGCTTGGGGCGGAATGTCTAACCATTGCAACTCGTCTGCACTCGCAGCGCCCCATTGCGTCAATTCAGACACCAACGAAGACAAATCAGAATGAAGAATCTCAGGCTCTGGTACAGCAGGTTGCTGCATTAGTTGCGTTTCGCTGTACAAACGAACGCACAAGCCCTCTTCAATTCGTCCTGCACGACCCGCTCGTTGTTCAGCAGAAGATTGTGAGATTTTCACTTGCTCGAGCTTGGTGATACCAGTTTTCAAATCAAACTTAGCAACTCTTTCAAGCCCGGAATCCACCACTAATCGAATACCTTCGATAGTCAAAGAGGTTTCCGCGATATTGGTGGCCAATACCACCTTTCGACGCCCTTTCTCTGATGACGCGATCGCTTTCTGTTGTTGAGGAAAGCTAAGTTGCCCATAAAGAGGACACACATCGATATCACCAGCAAGCTGTTCAAGTTGAGATTCCACCTGCTTAATCGCAGAAACGCCTGGTAAAAAAGCTAGAAGTGAGCCTGACTCTTTCTCCATCAGAGAGCGAATCACGCTAGCCATTTTAGGGGCTAGATATTCATTTGCGCTAAGAGGCTGATAACGGAAATCGACCGGAAAGGTGCGACCTTGTGATTCTACGTATTTGGCATTAGGCAATAAAGACTGCAGCGCGTGTTGATCTAAGGTTGCCGACATCACAACCACCTTTAGATCGTCACGCAATGCCTCTTGGATCTCTAAGCTAAACGCCAATGCGGTATCGGCGTGAATGCTGCGCTCATGAAATTCATCGAAGATCACCATATCAACCCCAGTCAATTCAGGGTCGGTTTGGATCATTCTTGTCATGATCCCTTCAGTGACGATTTCCAAGCGAGTTGAACTGCTGGTTTTAGATTCACCACGAACTCTAAAGCCAATGCTCTCCCCGACCTTCTCTCCCAATTGGCTCGCCAAGTAAGTCGCAATATTTCTTGCCGCCAAACGCCTAGGTTCAAGCATGATAATTTTGCCTTGAACGGCATTGATCTTAACCAGTTGTAAAGGGAAGAATGTTGACTTACCCGCACCGGGAGCGGCCTTTAGAATAAGTTGAGTGTGTGTTTCTACGCCAGCGAGCAGATCTGGCATCACAGCTTCTATGGGCAGTTGTGGCAATGGGAGAACCTTGTGGTGTAATGTTGGCAACATTGTACATAAAAACCTACCTGTCTAAATAAGTAATATGCAGTTCAATCCCCCATTAGAGCCAGCGACTCTTATTAAACGCTATAAACGCTTTCTCACTGATATCCAACTTCCCGACGGCAGCGAGCGTACTATCCACTGTGCTAACACTGGAGCGATGACAGGATGTGCGACTCCTGGCAATACGGTGTGGTACTCAACCTCCGATAATGCAAAAAGAAAGTACCCAAACAGCTGGGAGATCTCAGAAACAGACAAAGGTCATCGTATTTGTGTAAATACTGCGCGAGCAAACCAGTTGGCAGTGGAAGCAATTGAAAATAATACTATAGTTGAACTCTTAGGCTATAACGCGTTACGAACCGAAGTGAAATATGGCAGTGAGAATAGTCGCATTGATATTCTGCTTGAAGATAACGAAAAGCCGCCTTGTTATATCGAAGTAAAAAGCGTCACTTTGCTCGACGAGCAAGAAACGTCAACTAAAGGGCAAGGCTTTTTCCCTGATGCGGTCACCACCAGAGGCCAAAAACATCTGCGTGAACTCACAGAAATGGTCGAATCTGGAAATAGAGCCGTACTTTTATTCACTGTTTTACATTCAGGTATTGAAAAAGTGTCTGCGGCACACCATATAGACGCCAAATATTCGTTATTACTAAAACAAGCACAAGACGCTGGAGTTGAAGTGCTTTGCTATAAAGCAGAGCTCAGCAATACTCAAATACAACTAAAACAAGCTGTTGAATTTATCAATAGCTAAGCAAAGATGCTGAACTAATCACATTGATTGCAAGTTTGAATAAGAGTATTTGCCACCATTCGTTCTTTCTGCTATAGATACCCGCCTTAAAATTAGCTGCTTTGCAGTTGACTAGGTGTAAATAGGAGATGCTGTATGCCAGAATCTAAGAAAAAAGCGCTAGGCATCCTAGCCATCGCAGGTGTTGAACCGTACCAAGAAAAGCCAGGTGAAGAGTACATGTCACCTGAGCAAACGGAACATTTTACAAAAATTTTAGCAGCTTGGCGCAACCAGCTCAGGGAAGAAGTTGATCGTACTGTGCACCACATGCAGGACGAAGCAGCGAATTTCCCAGACCCAGTTGACCGTGCTTCTCAAGAAGAAGAATTCAGCCTAGAGTTACGTAACCGTGACCGTGAGCGTCGTCTTATCAAAAAAATTGAGAAGACATTAGACAAGATCGAAGAAGACGATTTCGGCTTCTGTGATTCTTGCGGTATCGAGATTGGCATTCGTCGCCTTGAAGCTCGTCCAACTGCTGACCTTTGTATTGACTGTAAAACACTTGCAGAAATCAAAGAGAAACAGATGCAAGGTTAATTCTTGCAGATGTAAAGAAAGGGAGCCTTGGCTCCCTTTTTTGTTGGTGAACTCAGCGTTAAAGCGCGAGTTAGAAACAATAATACGACAGTTAAACGTCTTAAGAATCGGCTACTGCGGTACCATCCAGATTAGGTTGTTCACACATGAATTATATCGGGCGCTTTGCACCATCACCGTCAGGTCCTCTTCATTTTGGCTCACTTGTTGCTGCTCTTGGTAGTTACTTCCAAGCAAAATCTAACCAAGGAAAATGGTTGGTTCGTATGGAAGACTTAGATCCACCAAGAGAAATGGCCGGCGCTGCAGACCTGATTCTTAAGACGCTTGAGGCTTACCATCTATTTTGGGATGGTGAAGTCGTTTATCAAAGCCAGCGTCACGACATGTATCAAGCTCAAATTGATCAATGGGTCGCTGATAAACAAGCCTACTACTGCCAATGTACTCGTAAGCAGATAAAGGCTTTGGGTGGCTTTTACAATGGTCACTGTCGAGATGCAGGCTTAATCGATTCAGGTGAACAAGCGGTGCGCTTACGCATGGATTTTCCTGTAGAGTCCTTTGATGATGTGCGCCACGGCACGATTCAAATCCCTAAAGCATTAGCTGAAGAAGATTTTATTATTAAACGCAGAGATGGATTGTTTGCCTATAACTTGGCCGTTGTCCTTGATGACATCGAACAAGGAGTAACGGAAGTCGTAAGAGGCGCAGACCTGATAGAACCAACAGGTCGACAAATCAGTTTGTACAAGACGCTCAAGCAAAAAACAGTGAGCTACTTGC includes:
- the mrcB gene encoding penicillin-binding protein 1B translates to MMTKMLTPKKAPPKKAPTKKSPATKAKPRKPRAAAKKTKPKAKKSGQRGWLKILWGISWKAGIALAALLLFVGIYLDSVVKQRFEGQLFDLPTVVYARVLDLSPGTPVSLVQVKNELDVLNYRKVNAPRHPGEYSSSSTKIEMIRRPFEFVDGPEADRHVMLHFNGNELTRIQSLEKKGDMGYLRVEPKMLGMLEKSNDEQRLFLKRNQFPEVMVDALLATEDRNFYQHDGVSPLAIARAMVVNVKAGRTVQGGSTLTQQLAKNLFLSSERTLWRKVREAYIALILDHRYSKDRILEAYLNEVYLGQNGGQAIHGFGLASRLYFGQPIQELRIDQLALLVGMVKGPSYYNPVRYPERAKTRRDLVLRLLMQQDILTPRQYEEAAGRDLDIQDNPRIASRQPAYFQQVNIELKKYVGDRFEAKKGIRVFTSLDPVSQDKLEKSIARKVPDLSKTAGNKLEAAAIAVDRNTGEIRAMVGGKRTGYDGFNRALNASRPIGSLVKPAIYLTALEQPQKYTLATTLMDTPLSLKGSKGSVWSPRNFDRKFRGEVPLYVALSKSYNVPTVRLGMQLGIDSVSDTIEKLGVDKNEIRPVPSMFLGSFSLTPFQVAQMYQTITNSGRIAPLSALRSVVDNDGEVLYQSIPRVSQSVDQQAAWLTTYAMKRGVSEGTGRFLQGQFAWAGLAGKTGTSNDSRDSWFVGVDGREVTTIWLGRDDNKPTKLTGSSGALRVYADYLKHRTPEQLLLPWPNGITTASFTRTSEGALEFDCDGAVKLPVWDENGNIKKGCESQPKQWLKKLFQW
- the hrpB gene encoding ATP-dependent helicase HrpB, which codes for MPDLLAGVETHTQLILKAAPGAGKSTFFPLQLVKINAVQGKIIMLEPRRLAARNIATYLASQLGEKVGESIGFRVRGESKTSSSTRLEIVTEGIMTRMIQTDPELTGVDMVIFDEFHERSIHADTALAFSLEIQEALRDDLKVVVMSATLDQHALQSLLPNAKYVESQGRTFPVDFRYQPLSANEYLAPKMASVIRSLMEKESGSLLAFLPGVSAIKQVESQLEQLAGDIDVCPLYGQLSFPQQQKAIASSEKGRRKVVLATNIAETSLTIEGIRLVVDSGLERVAKFDLKTGITKLEQVKISQSSAEQRAGRAGRIEEGLCVRLYSETQLMQQPAVPEPEILHSDLSSLVSELTQWGAASADELQWLDIPPQASVEQAKQLLQSLDILDSNGQFTALGKLAQRLGLEPRIASMLIKAQQNGQALLNAAIVAAALLEEPERNVTDIQHSLHRLKQRKHSKNNVVMQRAKSLASKLNHHLDLSQADESLLPLVLCFAFPDRIAQVRSATSSAFRLANGHGAEVRDDDPLANNDYIVVIDLMRSTGRASQIFLATAVDIALLEEAFPNLFVCSDYADWDEKRGRLVAEQRVSLGKLIISTKALPEPDSNQASQALLNYVARCGLDRLHWTPSAKQLVERVRCAGLWMPEHDWPAMDNASLVEHIDEWLSPYLNGVKSAKGLASVSVEQALSAYLGWPLNQEIDQWLPTHYVMPTGSKKTIRYQYQSEPVISVRMQEVFGEQDSPLIAQGGKKVVLELLSPAQRPLQITQDLAGFWAGAYKEVQKEMKGRYPKHPWPDDPANHVATTKTKRQLNR
- the sfsA gene encoding DNA/RNA nuclease SfsA, which produces MQFNPPLEPATLIKRYKRFLTDIQLPDGSERTIHCANTGAMTGCATPGNTVWYSTSDNAKRKYPNSWEISETDKGHRICVNTARANQLAVEAIENNTIVELLGYNALRTEVKYGSENSRIDILLEDNEKPPCYIEVKSVTLLDEQETSTKGQGFFPDAVTTRGQKHLRELTEMVESGNRAVLLFTVLHSGIEKVSAAHHIDAKYSLLLKQAQDAGVEVLCYKAELSNTQIQLKQAVEFINS
- the dksA gene encoding RNA polymerase-binding protein DksA gives rise to the protein MPESKKKALGILAIAGVEPYQEKPGEEYMSPEQTEHFTKILAAWRNQLREEVDRTVHHMQDEAANFPDPVDRASQEEEFSLELRNRDRERRLIKKIEKTLDKIEEDDFGFCDSCGIEIGIRRLEARPTADLCIDCKTLAEIKEKQMQG
- the gluQRS gene encoding tRNA glutamyl-Q(34) synthetase GluQRS, coding for MNYIGRFAPSPSGPLHFGSLVAALGSYFQAKSNQGKWLVRMEDLDPPREMAGAADLILKTLEAYHLFWDGEVVYQSQRHDMYQAQIDQWVADKQAYYCQCTRKQIKALGGFYNGHCRDAGLIDSGEQAVRLRMDFPVESFDDVRHGTIQIPKALAEEDFIIKRRDGLFAYNLAVVLDDIEQGVTEVVRGADLIEPTGRQISLYKTLKQKTVSYLHLPLATDDLGNKLSKQNHATAINLDNPKPTLLNAMRFLGFDIPTALCEASMDEILLWGCQQWNVSQLPDSLQKEHCN